The Styela clava chromosome 2, kaStyClav1.hap1.2, whole genome shotgun sequence genome contains a region encoding:
- the LOC120336874 gene encoding uncharacterized protein LOC120336874, whose translation MSTNCRYEFQLKHFGFKDCKPRRFQTLQWSRSKFLFVIYRLFTFTFQLGWMIAGCIGRSDSYFFKLSNWCMFYSTIYYGFACISAIHGLFVNNEKNEKKKSSATCGYYNNALTQSTEEIKKIKLSISESIDVEATQNIESDNDDLRWFHRITWIFHTIALDTVVLVTAVYWIAVFPTEAKEDQDIHGYAKHAMNIGLLFIDMLFVNTPVRFLHTIYMILACVCYSVFLVIIHFVGLESSVYGFTNFDENPGLAAGVLALVTFVGSWIFHSLWFGIYHFRWFLSRSCHVE comes from the exons ATGTCGACAAATTGTCGATACGAATTTCAGTTAAAGCACTTTGGATTTAAAGATTGCAAACCAagaagatttcaaactcttcag TGGTCGCGAAGCAAATTTCTTTTCGTCATTTATCGTCTCTTTACCTTCACGTTTCAACTGGGATGGATGATCGCCGGTTGCATTGGAAGATCAgattcatactttttcaaaCTATCAAACTGGTGCATGTTCTATAGCACAATATATTATGGATTTGCCTGTATTTCTGCAATCCATGGTTTGTTTGtcaacaatgaaaaaaatgaaaaaaagaagtCATCAGCTACATGTGGATATTATAACAACGCTCTTACTCAAAGTACagaggaaattaaaaaaataaaattatctatTTCTGAATCAATTGATGTTGAAGCGACACAGAATATTGAATCAGATAACG acGATCTTCGCTGGTTTCACAGAATCACCTGGATATTCCATACAATAGCATTGGATACCGTTGTTCTTGTGACAGCTGTATACTGGATTGCAGTTTTTCCAACTGAAGCTAAAGAAGATCAAGATATTCACGGCTATGCAAAACACGCTATGAACATAGGATTACTTTTTATAGATATGCTGTTTGTCAACACACCCGTGCGATTTTTACACACAATATACATGATCCTTGCATGTGTTTGTTACTCCGTTTTTCTTGTAATTATTCACTTTGTTGGACTAGAATCATCTGTTTATGGTTTTACAAATTTTGACGAAAATCCGGGTTTGGCAGCTGGCGTTTTGGCTTTAGTAACTTTCGTTGGATCATGGATTTTTCATTCATTATGGTTTGGAATTTACCATTTCCGATGGTTCTTAAGTAGGTCTTGCCATgttgaatga